In Mustela nigripes isolate SB6536 chromosome 10, MUSNIG.SB6536, whole genome shotgun sequence, one DNA window encodes the following:
- the C4BPB gene encoding C4b-binding protein beta chain, which translates to MVFWFVCYLVVVWLISASDESCPELPFVENGIIVIKEVEGQILGTCLCIKGYHLVGEKTLFCNASVEWNAPVPTCRLGHCPDPVLVNGEPSSLGPVNVNDKITFKCNEDYILKGSNWSQCLDNHTWMPPLPVCKSRYCGPPGNPAHGYFEGRDFNSGSTITYHCEDKYHLVGTRDQQCVDGEWSSALPICELIQEAPKPIPQTAFEKALFAFQENKELCKAIENFVQRLKENNLTMEELKYSLENKKAELEARMLS; encoded by the exons atggttttttggtttgtgtgcTATCTTGTGGTTGTGTGGCTGATTTCTGCCTCAGACG AGAGCTGTCCAGAACTTCCCTTTGTGGAAAATGGCATAATTGTTATAAAGGAGGTAGAAGGACAAATTCTGGGGACTTGCCTTTGTATCAAGGGCTACCACCTGGTAGGAGAGAAAACCTTATTTTGCAATGCCTCTGTGGAGTGGAATGCTCCTGTTCCCACATGTCGCC tggGCCACTGTCCTGACCCTGTGCTGGTGAATGGCGAACCCAGTTCCCTGGGTCCTGTCAACGTGAATGACAAAATCACTTTTAAGTGCAATGAAGACTACATTCTTAAGGGCAGCAATTGGAGTCAGTGCCTGGACAACCACACCTGGATGCCTCCCTTGCCTGTCTGCAAAAGCA GATACTGTGGCCCTCCTGGGAATCCAGCTCATGGCTATTTTGAAGGAAGAGATTTCAACTCAGGATCTACCATTACTTATCACTGTGAAGACAA GTACCACTTAGTGGGCACGCGGGACCAACAGTGCGTTGACGGGGAGTGGAGCAGTGCACTTCCCATCTGTGAATTGATCCAGGAAGCTCCCAAGCCAATTCCACAGACTGCTTTTGAGAAGGCACTT tttgcCTTTCAGGAGAATAAAGAACTTTGCAAAGCCATAGAGAACTTTGTGCAAAGACTGAAGGAAAATAACTTAACAATGGAGGAACTGAAATactctctggaaaacaaaaaagctgaGTTAGAGGCAAGAATGTTGTCCTGA